Part of the Leptospira langatensis genome is shown below.
CGGAAAGTAAGATCAGGGTTGCGCATAACGGAGTAAATCTAGAAGAAGCCTCCCTTACTGATTCTGTCGAGAAACCATTCTTCGAGAACCCAATCGTATTGTTCCTGGGAAGAATGACCCATCAAAAAGGTCCGGATTATTTCGTAAAGGCCGCAAGAAAGATCGCGAACGAAATACCTGAAGTGAAGTTCGTAATGGCGGGAAGCGGGGACCTACACAACAGAATGGTCGAGCTCGCCGCCGATCTAGGTTTAGGTGCTCATTTTCATTATACAGGTTTTCTGGATTCGGAAAAGGCTCATGCCTTATACGACATGTCTTCCGTATTTATCATGCCTTCTGTGTCGGAGCCTTTCGGCCTTACCGCGTTAGAAGCGATGTCTCACAATAAGGCTGTTATTCTTTCTAAACAATCAGGAGTCAGCGAAGTCGTGGACCAATGTATCAAAGTAGATTTTTGGGACATCGATCGTCTTGCTGAAGAGACCGTTTGCATCTTAAAATACGGTCCATTACGTGAGGAGATAGGAAGAAGGGCAAGGTCCGACGTGAATAAGCTTACTTGGTCGGCAACTGCCAAAAAGATCACACAAGTATATAGGAGTATTTTATGATTTCCGTATGTTTTTACTTCGAAGTCCATCAACCATACCGACTGGATCGATTTAATTTCTTTAAGATAGGCAGGAATCTGCCGTACTTCGACGACAAAAAGAACGAAGAGATCCTGAGAAAGGTGGCTCATAAATGCTATCTTCCGACGACGAAGGCCCTTCTAGAATTGGTCAGAGATCATAAGGAGGAGTTCAAATTTACTTTTTCCCTTACAGGTACGGTAATCGAACAACTGAAGAAATGGAGTCCCGAGGTGATGGATCACTTCAAGGAATTAGCCGATACCGGTTGCGTTGAGTTCCTTTCAGAAACATACTATCACTCATTATCCAGTCTTTATTCAGATCGTGAATTTTCCAGACAAGTAGGAAAGCATAAAGGATTGATCCAAAGCGAATTTGGAGTCACTCCGAAAGCATTTCGAAATACAGAGTTAATCTATTCTAATGATATCGCTCATAAGGTCAGGAAGATGGGATATTCCACAATGCTGTCCGAAGGAGTAGATCGGATCCTGAATTGGAGAAGTCCGAATTTTCTCTATCATTCCTCCAACGAGCCTGAATTGAATCTAATGCTCAAGAATTATCGATTGAGCGATGATATCGCGTTCCGGTTTTCCGAGAGATCTTGGGCGGACTTTCCTTTGAGTGCGGAGAAGTTCTCAAAATGGGTACATTCCGTTGCAGGAAACGGACAATGCATTAACTTATTCATGGATTTCGAGACCTTCGGAGAGCACCAGTGGAAAGAATCAGGTATATTCGAATTCCTTCGTTATACTCCGAAAGAGATCCTAAAACATCCCGACTTTAAATTTAGAACCGTTTCCGAAGCCGCAGAAAGATATCCAAGCGTAGGTGAGTTTGATGCCCCAGAGGCAGTTTCTTGGGCAGATGCAGAAAGAGATCTAACTGCATGGAGAGGAAATTCCATGCAAAGACAGGCATTGGAATCCCTATATGAATTAGAGGATAAGATCTATTCCTTAGGAGACGAGAAGATCCTAGACACATTCGGAAAGTTGCAGACCTCGGATCATTTCTATTATATGTGCACGAAGTTCTTCAACGACGGAGACGTACACAAATATTTCAGTCCGTACGGATCCCCTTATGAGGCCTATATCTATTTCATGAATATATTACAAGACTTTAAACAATCATTAGGACGTCCGAATATCTCCTATGCGGAATCGAAACAGATCTCCGTTGGGGATTTCGTTCTTTAAGGAATGGGAATGGATCCGCAGACGCCGTTACCCTCCCATTTGCGGATGTCCTTGGAGACAGGAAGTCCAGAACCTTTAGGAGCAAGTTGGGACGGGAATGGAGTGAATTTTTCGATCGATTCGCCTAACGCAACTAAGGTTGAAATATGCCTTTTTGAGGAAGCCGATTCGAAGGAAGAGACGGAAAGATTTACCTTAGAAGCGAAGACTGGAAGCGTGTGGCATGGTTATCTAAGAGGATTAGGCCCCGGATCCATCTACGGATATAGGGTTTATGGTCCGTACGATCCAAAGAATGGTCATAGATTTAATCCGAACAAGATCGTATTGGATCCGTATGCGCGAGAGATCGCAAGGCTTCCGCAAATCGATACATTATCATATTCTTATCCGAGAGACGATATAAAATCTAAATTTCCGGAAGAGGCCATCTTGCAGATGGATGAAAGGGATAATTCTTCTGTAGCACCTCTTGCTAGGATACCTACAGGTTTAAGCTTTGAA
Proteins encoded:
- a CDS encoding glycoside hydrolase family 57 protein, with amino-acid sequence MISVCFYFEVHQPYRLDRFNFFKIGRNLPYFDDKKNEEILRKVAHKCYLPTTKALLELVRDHKEEFKFTFSLTGTVIEQLKKWSPEVMDHFKELADTGCVEFLSETYYHSLSSLYSDREFSRQVGKHKGLIQSEFGVTPKAFRNTELIYSNDIAHKVRKMGYSTMLSEGVDRILNWRSPNFLYHSSNEPELNLMLKNYRLSDDIAFRFSERSWADFPLSAEKFSKWVHSVAGNGQCINLFMDFETFGEHQWKESGIFEFLRYTPKEILKHPDFKFRTVSEAAERYPSVGEFDAPEAVSWADAERDLTAWRGNSMQRQALESLYELEDKIYSLGDEKILDTFGKLQTSDHFYYMCTKFFNDGDVHKYFSPYGSPYEAYIYFMNILQDFKQSLGRPNISYAESKQISVGDFVL